The stretch of DNA CCACGTTGCCGTGTGCAGATCACAAGCTCCACTGCATGGCCAGCGCAACGCTTATTTACTGGGCCTAGTACGCACACTATGTATAAACCTACTGCCAATACCTCATAAAAAAGCCTTCCGCTACTGCAGAAGGCTTTTTTATGAGGTAGTTCATGAGTGCTTAGCGGGCTGGCCTAGCGGGCGCAGGCTTTACCATGGTGCCAAACGCGCCTTTCTTTTCGAAGGCAGCAATTACTTCGTCTTCCACGGGAGTACGGCGCACTACGGGGTTGTTAGCCCAAAACTCCGGGTCGTACTTGATGCTGCGGATTGCGGCCAAGTCACGGTCTTGCAGGCTTACGCGAGCGTACGGAATGTTGGTAGGCGTGGTGTTGGTGTCATAGAAGAACGTAAACGACGACACATTGAGCGGAGTCACGTCTTTGCCGCTCACCAGGTTAGCGGTCAGGTTGGTCTTCATGTACTCTAGCGGGGCTACTTCGCCCTCGGTATTCTGAAAACTCATTTCAATATCGAGCTGGGTATCGCGGAACTTCTGGCTGGGGTTGCTGGTGCTACCCGTAAAGTTGGGCGTGGTCATGCGGTAGCGTACCACCCGGTAGGTGTCGGTGTCAATCCAGATAGTACCTTCCGACTTATACTTGGTCAGCTCAGGACGGGTGTTGAAGTCGATTTCGGCAATGCCGCCCTTCGTGGAGTCGGCGCCCGCCACAATGCCTTTCAGCTCCAGCTCGTAGTTCTTTACCACGTTGGGACTCAGTAGCGCCAACGACCTGGTAGTGTCGGCGCTGGGGTCGAAGAGGCCGTAGGATTTCGTGTAGAGCGAGAAGTTGCTAAAGTTGGTAATAGCCTGCTTGCCGGCGTAGCGGCCCTGGGCAATAGCGGTGCCCTCAATGCGGGCATTATTAGACTTCACGTTCCACACCACCTCCTGCAGCTCCGTGGGCTCATTATCAATGCGGGTGGTTTGGCGGTAAAAGGCCTTGCCGTAGTACTTGCGGCGGTAGTTGCGCTCCATATTCCGGTAGGCCCGGTCAACGAGCTGAAAAGGGTAGCTGCCTACTTTCACCTCGGGCAGCACAATAGAGGCCGACCCCAGCGCAATTTCAATAGCTTGGGTAGCGCTGGTAATGCGCAGCGTGTCGCGCACGTGGCCTAGCTCCGAGGCCAGTAGAATTACGGGCAGCTTGGCTACTTTCAGCGTGAACTCCCCCTCCAGGTTGGTGGCGGTACCGTTGCCGGTGCCCTGCACGGCCACGCTGGCGAAAGGCAGGCGTTCTTTGGTATCTTTATCAATCACAACGCCTTTAAGCTGCACCTGGGCTTGGGCCACGGGTGCCAGCAGCACCCCCGATAGCAGTAAAAACACCGGCAGCAGCCAGCTACGGAACAAAATACGTGTGGGGAGTTGGGCAGTTGAGTGCAAAACGGCCTGGTAGTTAAAGGATGAAACGGGTAACCCAACGATATAACGCCCGTTGGAGCCAGAGGCATATACCCCGCTTGCAAAAGTAAGGCCGTAGTGTGGTAAAGCCTGTGGTTTTCTGGTTAAGAGTAGTCTAGGCCTCTATATTTCACCAATTGATAACGTGGGCTTCTCCTACTCACTGACACCGTAGCCCGCATCTTTGCCGCATGAAAAAGCCTTTGACTTTACTGCTGTGCCTGTTTCTGAGTAGCCAATGGGCCGCCGCCCAAACACCTAAGCAGGAGCTGCGAATTGCGTTTGGCTCCTGCAACCGCCACGACCTGCCCCAACCCCTCTGGGACGATATTGCCCGCGACCAACCCAACATCTGGATCTGGCTCGGCGACAACATTTACGGCGACTCCGATGATCCTGCCGTATTGCGCGCCAAGTACGACGCCGAGTTCAACCAGCCTGGCTACCGCCATCTGCGCGAACAAGGCGTGAAGATCATTGGCACCTGGGACGACCACGATTACGGCCGCAACGACGGCGACAAAAACTACCCCTTCAAAGCCCAAAACCAGCAGCTTGCCCTTGATTTTCTGCAGGAGCCAGCCGATAGCCCGCGCCGGAAGCAGGAGGGTATTTATGCTGCCTATACCTATCAGGTTGGCCGCAAAAAGGTAAAAGTACTACTGCTCGATGACCGATCTTTTCAGGATACCCTCTACCGCGACGCTCAGCAGGTATACCATCCTAACCTCACCGGCGACATCCTCGGCGAAGCGCAATGGCATTGGCTTGAGCAGCAGCTCCAGCACTCCGATGCCGATGCGCACATCATTGCCTCGGGCATTCAGTTTTTACCCCAGGAGCACCGCTTCGAGAAGTGGGCCAACTTTCCGGTGGCTCGACAGCGCCTGCTGCAGCTGCTGGCGTCCAGCCAGGCAAAGGGAGTACTGCTTATCAGCGGCGACCGGCACGTTGGCGAGATTTCTAAAATGATGGTTCCGGGAGTGGCCTACCCAGTATACGAGGTTACTTCCAGCGGCCTCACCCACCCGGCCACCCATAACACCGGCGAGCCAAACCAATACCGGTTGGGGCCATT from Hymenobacter taeanensis encodes:
- a CDS encoding carboxypeptidase-like regulatory domain-containing protein; translated protein: MHSTAQLPTRILFRSWLLPVFLLLSGVLLAPVAQAQVQLKGVVIDKDTKERLPFASVAVQGTGNGTATNLEGEFTLKVAKLPVILLASELGHVRDTLRITSATQAIEIALGSASIVLPEVKVGSYPFQLVDRAYRNMERNYRRKYYGKAFYRQTTRIDNEPTELQEVVWNVKSNNARIEGTAIAQGRYAGKQAITNFSNFSLYTKSYGLFDPSADTTRSLALLSPNVVKNYELELKGIVAGADSTKGGIAEIDFNTRPELTKYKSEGTIWIDTDTYRVVRYRMTTPNFTGSTSNPSQKFRDTQLDIEMSFQNTEGEVAPLEYMKTNLTANLVSGKDVTPLNVSSFTFFYDTNTTPTNIPYARVSLQDRDLAAIRSIKYDPEFWANNPVVRRTPVEDEVIAAFEKKGAFGTMVKPAPARPAR
- a CDS encoding alkaline phosphatase D family protein; its protein translation is MKKPLTLLLCLFLSSQWAAAQTPKQELRIAFGSCNRHDLPQPLWDDIARDQPNIWIWLGDNIYGDSDDPAVLRAKYDAEFNQPGYRHLREQGVKIIGTWDDHDYGRNDGDKNYPFKAQNQQLALDFLQEPADSPRRKQEGIYAAYTYQVGRKKVKVLLLDDRSFQDTLYRDAQQVYHPNLTGDILGEAQWHWLEQQLQHSDADAHIIASGIQFLPQEHRFEKWANFPVARQRLLQLLASSQAKGVLLISGDRHVGEISKMMVPGVAYPVYEVTSSGLTHPATHNTGEPNQYRLGPLVNEKHYALFRFRQRRRKLLVSASLRGDDGQVFFTQEIELPQ